One Roseimaritima multifibrata DNA window includes the following coding sequences:
- a CDS encoding DUF1559 family PulG-like putative transporter produces the protein MKRGFTLVELLVVIAIIAILLALLLPAVQRVRETARQVKCKNHVKQISLAIHNFEGSERRLPGNEHFQFPDPYRYSNTFWLIKGQIEATNADSNSRLDYFLCPSDTTSSSATQKRVASYTTNRDVFHPGSNPRPSTGRLSQFNLTTAFSGKGSSNTVMIIERVVQCNFPDTGPWSMWGGTYFESYWNLNFLPLEPLVPIASNYGVRERTDCSLDWFSSTHPGLLYVGLGDGSVRSVSSSISADVWRKAYDRNNREVLGEW, from the coding sequence ATGAAAAGAGGATTTACGCTTGTCGAACTGCTGGTAGTGATTGCCATCATTGCGATCTTGCTCGCGCTACTACTCCCCGCCGTTCAACGAGTGCGGGAGACGGCGCGGCAGGTGAAATGCAAGAATCACGTCAAGCAGATCTCTCTTGCGATCCATAACTTTGAAGGGTCGGAGCGTCGGTTGCCGGGAAATGAGCATTTTCAATTCCCTGATCCGTATCGATACTCCAATACCTTTTGGTTGATTAAAGGACAGATCGAAGCAACCAATGCAGACTCAAATTCCAGGCTTGACTATTTCCTCTGCCCATCGGACACGACAAGTAGTTCAGCGACTCAAAAACGTGTTGCATCGTACACAACCAACCGAGACGTTTTTCACCCAGGTTCCAATCCTAGGCCGTCTACTGGAAGACTGAGTCAGTTCAATTTGACGACAGCATTCTCGGGCAAAGGATCGTCGAATACCGTGATGATCATTGAACGTGTCGTTCAGTGTAATTTCCCTGACACGGGGCCATGGTCCATGTGGGGTGGAACCTACTTTGAAAGCTACTGGAACTTAAATTTCTTGCCCTTAGAACCGCTTGTCCCCATAGCATCCAACTATGGAGTCCGCGAACGTACAGACTGTTCACTAGACTGGTTCAGCAGTACCCACCCAGGATTGCTGTACGTTGGGTTAGGAGACGGAAGTGTCCGATCCGTAAGTTCAAGTATTTCAGCCGATGTCTGGCGTAAAGCTTACGACAGAAACAACCGAGAAGTCTTAGGCGAATGGTGA
- a CDS encoding BNR-4 repeat-containing protein, translating to MKSKLATNFLWLSLTFLSMASSVMGEETITLNQKADGYRGIWYMNQPSGDEYVYKYSGGLGTYCAKHKPFAIYCESVNKTFFCYGGATSTDSRKLLHMVSYFDHDTQTVPRPTILLDKKTDDAHDNPVISVDDAGHIWIFSTSHGTGRPSYIHRSKRPFDINEFELIPATRQVGQDRQPITNFSYMQMWHSKEGFHAFFTRYNYPAARTICFMQSPNGSEWSDWQRLAHIDQGHYQISGIGHAKLGSMFNYHPNGKGLNWRTNLYYIETLNNGESWQTVDGRTLQTPLTEVQNDALIHDYESEGLNVYLKDLRFDAQDRPVLLYITSGGYESGPRNDPRTWMIARWTGSDWKLSPITTSDNNYDFGELWMMGENDWRVIGPTETGPQAYNPGGEVAMWKSSDQGATWTKMRQMTEGSPMNHTYVRRALNGHPDFVAIWADGHGRKPSESHLYFANAAGDVFQLPRSMTTDTAKPILVSP from the coding sequence GTGAAAAGCAAGCTCGCAACAAACTTTCTTTGGTTGTCGCTAACCTTCCTAAGCATGGCATCGTCCGTGATGGGCGAAGAGACAATCACACTTAACCAGAAAGCGGACGGCTATCGAGGTATCTGGTACATGAACCAGCCCTCCGGGGACGAGTACGTCTACAAATACAGTGGAGGCCTGGGGACTTACTGTGCAAAGCACAAACCGTTTGCGATCTACTGCGAGTCGGTGAACAAGACGTTTTTCTGTTACGGCGGTGCGACCTCTACCGATAGCCGTAAACTGTTGCACATGGTCTCCTATTTTGACCACGACACGCAAACGGTTCCTCGACCGACCATTTTGTTGGACAAGAAAACGGACGACGCCCACGATAATCCCGTGATCTCCGTCGACGATGCAGGGCACATCTGGATCTTTTCGACGTCTCATGGGACAGGGCGTCCTTCGTACATTCACCGCAGCAAACGTCCATTCGACATCAACGAATTTGAACTTATCCCGGCGACGCGACAGGTGGGGCAGGATCGCCAGCCGATCACCAATTTCTCCTACATGCAGATGTGGCATTCAAAAGAGGGCTTCCATGCCTTTTTCACTCGCTACAACTATCCCGCCGCCCGAACCATTTGCTTCATGCAAAGCCCCAACGGAAGCGAATGGAGCGATTGGCAACGGTTGGCGCATATTGATCAAGGCCACTACCAAATCTCAGGTATCGGTCATGCGAAACTTGGATCGATGTTCAACTACCACCCAAACGGAAAGGGACTGAACTGGCGGACCAACCTGTATTACATCGAAACGCTTAACAACGGAGAATCCTGGCAGACCGTTGATGGACGAACCCTACAGACTCCGCTGACCGAAGTTCAAAACGATGCCCTGATCCACGATTATGAATCGGAAGGTTTGAACGTCTATCTGAAAGACCTGCGATTCGACGCACAAGATCGCCCCGTGTTGCTGTACATCACCAGCGGAGGCTACGAATCGGGGCCTCGCAATGATCCTCGCACTTGGATGATCGCCCGCTGGACCGGGTCCGACTGGAAGCTCTCGCCAATCACCACCTCTGACAACAATTACGACTTCGGCGAATTGTGGATGATGGGAGAGAATGACTGGCGGGTTATCGGACCGACGGAAACCGGACCTCAGGCGTATAATCCCGGCGGCGAAGTCGCCATGTGGAAGAGTTCCGACCAAGGGGCGACCTGGACGAAAATGCGGCAAATGACAGAGGGTAGTCCGATGAACCACACTTACGTGCGGAGAGCCCTCAATGGACATCCTGATTTTGTCGCGATCTGGGCCGACGGACACGGGCGCAAACCTTCCGAGTCTCACCTGTACTTTGCCAACGCGGCAGGGGATGTCTTTCAACTCCCTCGATCGATGACGACTGACACAGCGAAACCTATCCTGGTTTCGCCGTAA